GGGACGAGCGTGTGGCCGAGATGGCCAAGGAATATCCGGACGTGACCGTGGACAAGTTCCACATCGACATCCTCACCGCGCACTTCGTGCAGCGCCCCGACTTCTTTGACGTGGTGGTCGGCAGCAATCTTTTTGGTGACATCCTGAGCGACCTGGGGCCGGCCTGCACCGGCACCATCGGCATTGCGCCCAGCGCCAATCTCAACCCCACGCGCCAGCACCCATCGCTGTTCGAGCCGGTGCATGGCTCCGCGCCGGACATCGCAGGCAAGGGCATTGCCAACCCCATCGGACAGATTTGGTGCGGCGCGATGATGCTTGACTTCCTCGGCCATCGCGCCGCGCACGACGCGGTGATGCAGGCGATCGAAGCCGTGCTGCGGCCCGGCAGCGGTGCGCCGCGCACGGCCGATCTCGGTGGCCACGCAGGCACGCAGGACGTGGGCCGCGCCATTGCGCAGGCCCTGCGCGATGCCTGATGCCGGTGCACCGCGATGAGGCATTTCGGGCCACATTTTGTTGCGTGAGGAGATGCAACGATGAATGCGTCTAGAATCTCGCCTCTTGCGCCGCAGGTGTTGCGCCATCGCTCGTCGTGTATTGACAGGGCTTGCGCGCCATGGGTCTAATCACCCAGCGATTGCCACGGTGTTGGCGTCGTCTTGCGGCCTAGTGCGATCAGGATTTTTTGCCCGCGGCCTGCGCCGTTTCCGGAAAAACGCCTGTCCAACCTGAACATTCATCTCAATCAAGAGGGGCTTTTTGTGAATAAAACCGAACTCGTCGAACACATTGCCAAGCACGCCGACATCTCCAAGGCGGCTGCAACGCGTGCACTGGACTCCACCATCACCGCCATCCGCACCACCTTGAAAAAAGGCGGCACCGTGTCGCTGGTGGGCTTTGGCTCCTTCGCCGTGACCAAACGCCCGGCGCGCAAAGGTCGCAACCCACGCACGGGCGACGAGATTAAAATCAAGGCCGCCAAAGTGCCCAAGTTCCGCCCGGGCAAGGCACTGAAGGATGCTCTGAACTGAGCATCATCCGGTTTCCGGTGGGGTGCTTAGCTCAGTTGGTAGAGCGGCTCTCTTACACGGAGTAGGTCGGCGGTTCGAGCCCGTCAGCACCCACCACCATCGAAAAAGGCGAACCAGGGTTCGCCTTTTTTGTTGCCGGCAACGGCAACGCCATTCGGTCATTGACACAGCAGGATTCAAGGCATGTTTGACACCATTCGCAATCACAAGAAGTACCTCATGGGCTTCCTGATGATCCTGATCATTCCCTCGTTCGTGCTGTTCGGTATCGAAGGCTATACGCGCTTCAGCGAAAGCGGCGAGGCGGTGGCCACGGTCAATGGCAAGGACATCACCAAAGCCGAATGGGACCAGGTGCACCAGCAGGAATCGCAACGCCTGCGCGAGGCCATGCCCACGCTCGATGCCCGCCTGCTCGACGGCGAAGCTGCGCGCTACGCCACGCTGGAGCGTCTGGTGCGCCAGCGCGTTCTCGGAACCGCCGCCGACAAGCTCAACCTCTACACCAGCGACGCGCGCCTGGCGCGCGACCTGCAGCAGAACGAAGCCATCGCCACGCTGCGCAAGCCCGATGGCTCGCTCGACGTCGAGGCCTATCGCCAGTTGGTGGGCCGCCAAGGCATGACGCCCGAGATGTTCGAAGCACGCGTGCGCGCCGACCTGTCGCAGCGCCAGGTGTCGCAAGGCATTCTGGGCTCGGGCTTCGCGCCCACGGCGCTGGCCTCGATCTCGCTCAATGCCTTCTTCGAACGCCGCGAAGTGCGCGTGGCGCGCTTTGCCGCCACCGACTTCGCCGCACAGGTCAAGCCCACGGACGCCGACGTGGAAGCCTTCTACAACGCGAACCTCGGCAGCTTCCAGGCGCCGGAGCAGGCCGACATCGAATACCTCGTGCTCGACGCGGCCGCGCTGCAGAACGCGGTGGTGTTCAACGAAGGCGACCTGCGCACCTACTACGAGCAGAACGCACCGCGCCTCTCCGGCACCGAAGAGCGCCGCGCGAGCCACATCCTGCTGACCGTGCCCGCCGGTGCGTCGGCCGACGACAAGGCCGCCGTGCGCAAGCGCGCCGAAGAACTGTTGGCCCAGGTGCGCGCGAAGCCCGCGAGCTTTGCCGAGGTCGCCAAGGCCCAGTCGCAAGACCCCGGTTCGGCGGCCAAGGGCGGCGATCTCGGCTACTTCGACCGCAATGCCATGGTCAAGCCCTTCGCGGATGCGGTGTTCTCGATGCAGAAGGGCGCGATCTCGGACGTGGTGGAAAGCGATTTCGGTTTCCACATCGTCCAGCTCGCCGATATCAAGGCGCCACCCGTGCGCAGCTTCGAGTCGATGCGCCCGGAAATCGAAGCCGAGCTGAAAAAACAGCAGGCGCAGAAGCAATACGCCGAAGCGGCCGACACGTTCAGCAACCTGGTCTACGAACAAGCCGACTCGCTGCAGCCTGCGGCCGATCGCCTGAAGCTGCAGATCCGCAAGGCCACGGTGCAGCGCCAACCCCAGGCGGGTGCCACCGGCGCTTTGGCCAGCGAGCGGTTGCTGGGCGCGCTGTTCGACAGCGAGGCGCTCGACAAGAAGCGCAACACCGAGGCGATTGACACCGGTTCGGGCCAACTCGTGTCCGCACGTGTGGTCCAGCATTCGCCGGCACACACGCGTCCGCTGGCCGAAGTGAAGGAGCAGGTCCGCGCGCGTCTGGTGGCCGAGCGGTCGGCCGAGCTGGCACGCGCCCAGGGCGAGAAACAACTGGCCGCGTGGAAGTCTGGCACCGCCGCCACTGGCCTGGCGGCCGCCGTGACGGTCTCGCGCGAGAACCCGCAGGGCCTGACGCAACCGGTGCTGGACGCCGCGCTGCGCGCCGATCCGAAGCAACTGCCCGCCTGGGTGGGTGTGAACCTGGCCGGCGAAGGCTATGCGGTCGTGAAGGTCGAGCAGGTGCTGCCGCGCGACACGCGCAACGCACAGGCGCTGGCGCAGGAAGTGCAGCAATACAGCCAATGGTGGTCGTCGGCGGAGAACGAGGCGTACATCGAAACGCTCAAGGAGCGCTACAAGGCGCGCATCCTGGTGTCCCAGCCCGCGGCTGTGGCGGCAGGCCCCGCACGCTGATGGATTTCTCCGCGAGAGGTGGTCCGAAGCGGCATGCGGTTCAGGCTATAATTCGCGGCTTGCGGTGGCTGTAGCTCAGTTGGTAGAGTCCAGGATTGTGATTCCTGTCGTCGTGGGTTCGAGTCCCATCAGCCACCCCAGAAATTCAAAGCCCCGCTCTCGCGGGGCTTTTTCGTTTCTGTTCCGGATGGCCGTGCGATCACGCACGATG
The sequence above is a segment of the Hydrogenophaga sp. BPS33 genome. Coding sequences within it:
- a CDS encoding HU family DNA-binding protein, translated to MNKTELVEHIAKHADISKAAATRALDSTITAIRTTLKKGGTVSLVGFGSFAVTKRPARKGRNPRTGDEIKIKAAKVPKFRPGKALKDALN
- a CDS encoding SurA N-terminal domain-containing protein, which encodes MFDTIRNHKKYLMGFLMILIIPSFVLFGIEGYTRFSESGEAVATVNGKDITKAEWDQVHQQESQRLREAMPTLDARLLDGEAARYATLERLVRQRVLGTAADKLNLYTSDARLARDLQQNEAIATLRKPDGSLDVEAYRQLVGRQGMTPEMFEARVRADLSQRQVSQGILGSGFAPTALASISLNAFFERREVRVARFAATDFAAQVKPTDADVEAFYNANLGSFQAPEQADIEYLVLDAAALQNAVVFNEGDLRTYYEQNAPRLSGTEERRASHILLTVPAGASADDKAAVRKRAEELLAQVRAKPASFAEVAKAQSQDPGSAAKGGDLGYFDRNAMVKPFADAVFSMQKGAISDVVESDFGFHIVQLADIKAPPVRSFESMRPEIEAELKKQQAQKQYAEAADTFSNLVYEQADSLQPAADRLKLQIRKATVQRQPQAGATGALASERLLGALFDSEALDKKRNTEAIDTGSGQLVSARVVQHSPAHTRPLAEVKEQVRARLVAERSAELARAQGEKQLAAWKSGTAATGLAAAVTVSRENPQGLTQPVLDAALRADPKQLPAWVGVNLAGEGYAVVKVEQVLPRDTRNAQALAQEVQQYSQWWSSAENEAYIETLKERYKARILVSQPAAVAAGPAR